One window from the genome of Pantoea vagans encodes:
- a CDS encoding diguanylate cyclase: MNYYTPDDVQLKRRSTRFVRRMFMMRQLGTFLCFLPILSVLMEMGKSAALCALLFTNAFIWPYAAYRMALRSRDPTGFERKNLTLDAAFGGVWVAAMALSPLPSIIIMAVLISDRYSAGGWVQLKSALLAFLFAFVLVWSAERAPLVLTFSTRTVWLTLPLASLYLLALSVVSHNLTLSLRQKNRELERIALMDPGLKIPNRRLFERRLESEFLRTQRGEGKAWLMLLDVDHFKQVNDTYGHEAGDFLLTEISALLRDSVGLKDVPARFGGDELCVIVRDADETSILLLAEQIRQGIALLRLPASSTFQCSVSIGIAAARDAASIHEWLRCADEALYQVKRAGRNNVQIWHSDSLNTLSAVRSK, encoded by the coding sequence ATGAATTATTACACTCCCGATGATGTTCAACTGAAGCGCCGTTCGACGCGATTTGTGCGACGAATGTTTATGATGCGCCAGCTCGGTACCTTTCTCTGTTTTCTGCCCATTCTGTCGGTTCTGATGGAGATGGGAAAAAGCGCGGCACTATGCGCTCTTCTCTTCACCAATGCGTTTATCTGGCCTTATGCCGCCTATCGAATGGCATTGCGGTCGCGCGATCCGACCGGTTTTGAGCGTAAGAATCTGACGCTGGATGCCGCGTTTGGTGGCGTCTGGGTTGCTGCGATGGCACTAAGTCCGTTGCCTTCAATAATTATCATGGCGGTGCTGATCTCCGATCGCTACTCGGCAGGCGGCTGGGTCCAGCTAAAGTCCGCGCTGCTGGCCTTTCTGTTTGCCTTTGTGCTGGTCTGGTCAGCGGAAAGGGCACCGCTGGTGCTGACGTTCAGTACCCGAACCGTCTGGCTGACACTGCCGCTGGCCAGCCTGTATCTGCTGGCACTCAGTGTGGTGTCACACAATCTGACCCTGAGTCTGCGCCAGAAGAACCGCGAGCTGGAACGCATCGCGCTGATGGACCCCGGCCTGAAAATCCCTAATCGCCGTCTGTTTGAACGGCGGCTGGAAAGTGAGTTTTTGCGCACGCAGCGAGGCGAGGGCAAAGCCTGGTTAATGCTGCTGGATGTCGACCACTTCAAACAGGTTAACGATACCTATGGACATGAAGCGGGTGACTTTCTGCTGACAGAGATTTCGGCACTGCTGCGTGACAGCGTCGGCCTGAAAGATGTGCCCGCCCGCTTTGGCGGCGATGAATTGTGTGTGATCGTACGGGATGCGGATGAAACCAGCATCCTGCTGCTGGCAGAGCAAATCAGGCAGGGAATTGCCCTGTTGCGGCTGCCAGCGTCATCCACCTTTCAGTGTTCGGTGAGTATTGGGATTGCGGCAGCACGTGATGCGGCATCGATTCATGAGTGGCTGAGATGTGCTGATGAGGCGCTTTATCAGGTGAAGCGCGCGGGCCGCAACAATGTGCAGATATGGCATTCAGATTCGCTGAACACACTCAGTGCGGTCAGGAGCAAATGA